The Streptomyces seoulensis genome contains a region encoding:
- a CDS encoding alpha/beta fold hydrolase: MSTYSAPDGTRLALRVHGEGDGDPVVCVPGGPTDSRYLGDLGGLSGRRRLAVPDLRGTGRSAIPDDPASYRCDRLVDDIEALRLHLGLDRIDLLGHSAGANIVTQYAARHPHRLRRLALIGPGTRAVGLDVTGETRRRAARLREGEPWFPAAFAALEAITEGTGTDWDAISPFFYGRWDNAAERHHADSRPADTEAVARFGEKGAFDPPATRAALAGVTAPVLLLTGEFDLNSPPEVVAGLADLFPDAELVVQSGAGHYPWLDDPERFVTVTGDFLRRP; the protein is encoded by the coding sequence ATGTCCACCTACTCCGCGCCCGACGGCACCCGGCTGGCCTTGCGCGTCCACGGCGAAGGGGACGGCGACCCGGTCGTCTGCGTCCCCGGCGGCCCGACGGACTCCCGCTACCTGGGCGACCTCGGCGGGCTGTCCGGGCGCCGACGGCTGGCCGTCCCCGACCTGCGCGGCACCGGCCGGTCCGCGATCCCCGACGACCCGGCCTCCTACCGCTGCGACCGGCTCGTCGACGACATCGAGGCCCTGCGCCTCCACCTCGGCCTGGACCGGATCGACCTGCTCGGCCACTCCGCCGGCGCGAACATCGTCACGCAGTACGCGGCCCGACACCCGCACCGGCTGCGCCGCCTCGCCCTGATCGGGCCCGGCACCCGAGCGGTCGGCCTGGACGTCACGGGCGAGACCCGGCGCCGGGCCGCCCGGCTCCGCGAGGGCGAGCCATGGTTCCCGGCGGCGTTCGCCGCGCTGGAGGCGATCACCGAGGGCACCGGCACGGACTGGGACGCCATCAGCCCCTTCTTCTACGGCCGTTGGGACAACGCCGCCGAGCGCCACCACGCGGACAGCCGCCCGGCCGACACGGAAGCCGTCGCCCGCTTCGGGGAGAAGGGCGCCTTCGACCCGCCGGCCACCCGTGCGGCGCTCGCCGGTGTCACGGCTCCCGTGCTGCTGCTCACCGGGGAGTTCGACCTGAACAGCCCGCCCGAGGTCGTCGCCGGACTCGCCGACCTCTTCCCCGACGCCGAGCTGGTCGTCCAGAGCGGGGCCGGGCACTACCCCTGGCTCGACGACCC